From a single Herbiconiux sp. SALV-R1 genomic region:
- a CDS encoding response regulator transcription factor: MSIRVLVVDDHPIVRSGIVALLEQAPGIEVAGEAADGLAAVDRAAELRPDVVLMDLRLPGLDGSQATARIIAADPGIRVLVLTTYESDDHILDSIEAGASGYLLKAAPQEEIIAGVRGVADGQTVLAPTIATKLVQRMRDAPAAPPSLSPRELEVLRLVAEGRSNPEIGRTLFIGEATVKTHLQHVFEKLEVSDRTRAVTRAMELRLL; the protein is encoded by the coding sequence ATGAGCATCCGGGTTCTGGTGGTCGACGACCACCCCATCGTGCGCAGCGGCATCGTCGCCCTGCTCGAGCAGGCGCCCGGCATCGAGGTGGCGGGGGAAGCCGCCGACGGCCTCGCCGCCGTCGACCGGGCGGCCGAGCTCCGACCCGACGTCGTGCTGATGGACCTGCGCCTCCCCGGGCTCGACGGCTCGCAGGCGACGGCACGCATCATCGCCGCCGACCCCGGCATCCGGGTGCTCGTGCTCACCACCTACGAGAGCGACGACCACATCCTCGACTCCATCGAGGCGGGCGCGAGCGGGTACCTGCTGAAGGCCGCGCCGCAGGAGGAGATCATCGCGGGAGTGCGCGGTGTCGCCGACGGGCAGACGGTACTCGCACCCACCATCGCCACGAAGCTGGTGCAGCGGATGCGCGACGCCCCCGCCGCTCCTCCGTCGCTCAGCCCCCGCGAGCTCGAGGTGCTGCGACTGGTGGCCGAGGGGCGCAGCAACCCCGAGATCGGGCGCACCCTGTTCATCGGTGAGGCGACGGTGAAGACTCACCTGCAGCACGTGTTCGAGAAGCTCGAGGTCTCCGACCGCACCCGCGCCGTGACGCGCGCGATGGAGCTGCGGCTCCTCTGA
- a CDS encoding ABC transporter permease, whose protein sequence is MFWRDTFIVFRRQLRLALRNPAWVIIGLVQPILYLCLFGPLLEPLAGTLGAENAYTLFVPGLLVQLGLFGALFAGFGLIAEWRAGVIEAERVTPASRTALLLGRILRDVLQLFVQGLVLVGLAFAFGLTGSIPGMVVGLLLTVLLGAACAAASNALALTTKSEDVMAPVINSIALPVLLLSGILLPMTIGPEWLQVVSDFMPTKYIVNAIRELFVGNVFTITTMWGVVWTVVLFALGLWVGTRTFRKENA, encoded by the coding sequence ATGTTCTGGCGCGACACCTTCATCGTCTTCCGGCGGCAGCTGCGGCTGGCGCTGCGCAACCCGGCCTGGGTCATCATCGGGCTGGTGCAGCCCATCCTGTACCTGTGCCTGTTCGGCCCCCTGCTCGAGCCCCTCGCGGGAACGCTCGGCGCCGAGAACGCGTACACCCTGTTCGTGCCGGGACTGCTGGTGCAGCTCGGGCTGTTCGGGGCGCTGTTCGCGGGCTTCGGGCTCATCGCCGAGTGGCGGGCGGGCGTCATCGAGGCCGAGCGCGTCACTCCGGCGAGCCGCACGGCGCTGCTGCTCGGGCGCATCCTCCGCGACGTGCTGCAGCTGTTCGTGCAGGGGCTCGTGCTGGTGGGGCTCGCCTTCGCGTTCGGGCTCACCGGATCGATCCCGGGCATGGTGGTCGGGTTGCTGCTCACCGTGCTGCTCGGCGCCGCGTGCGCCGCGGCCTCGAACGCGCTCGCCCTCACCACCAAGAGTGAAGACGTGATGGCGCCCGTCATCAACAGCATCGCGCTGCCGGTGCTGCTGCTCTCGGGCATCCTGCTGCCGATGACCATCGGCCCGGAGTGGCTGCAGGTGGTCTCCGACTTCATGCCCACGAAGTACATCGTGAACGCGATTCGCGAGCTGTTCGTCGGCAACGTGTTCACCATCACGACGATGTGGGGCGTGGTGTGGACGGTCGTGCTGTTCGCCCTCGGGCTGTGGGTGGGAACGCGCACGTTCCGCAAGGAGAACGCGTAG
- a CDS encoding ATP-binding cassette domain-containing protein — MIYARGLARTFEGRGRGKQKEEVKAVAGVDIDVDEGEIVGFLGPNGAGKTTTLRMLTTLLKPTAGSATVAGFDVATESQQVRRSIGYVSQSGSTSPEARAGEEIMDHGMLYGISQKQAEARGRELFGQLDLDGLWERKPQAMSGGQRRRLDIAMGLVHDPKLVFLDEPTTGLDPQARANLWTHISDLRTNLGSTVFLTTHYLDEADALCDRILVIDHGSIVASDTPDALKRQVAGDLVQLVVADPAHGAAAAELLGRIADAELVADGAAVSARVRGAGHEVAGLIRALDAAGIALESIEVRRPTLDDVFLDLTGRSLREDA, encoded by the coding sequence GTGATCTATGCACGAGGGCTCGCGCGCACCTTCGAGGGGCGCGGGCGGGGCAAGCAGAAAGAGGAGGTGAAGGCCGTCGCCGGGGTCGACATCGACGTCGACGAAGGCGAGATCGTCGGGTTCCTCGGGCCGAACGGCGCGGGCAAGACGACAACCCTCCGCATGCTCACGACCTTGCTGAAGCCCACCGCGGGCTCGGCCACCGTGGCCGGCTTCGACGTCGCCACCGAGTCGCAGCAGGTGCGCCGCAGCATCGGCTACGTCTCGCAGAGCGGCTCCACCTCGCCCGAGGCGCGAGCGGGCGAGGAGATCATGGACCACGGCATGCTCTACGGCATCAGCCAGAAGCAGGCCGAGGCGCGTGGGCGCGAGCTGTTCGGCCAGCTCGACCTCGACGGGCTGTGGGAGCGCAAGCCGCAGGCGATGTCAGGCGGGCAGCGGAGGCGGCTCGACATCGCGATGGGGCTCGTGCACGACCCGAAGCTCGTCTTCCTCGACGAGCCGACCACCGGCCTCGACCCCCAGGCGCGGGCCAACCTCTGGACGCACATCTCCGACCTGCGCACGAACCTCGGCTCGACGGTCTTCCTCACCACCCACTATCTCGACGAGGCGGATGCGCTGTGCGACCGCATCCTCGTCATCGACCACGGCTCGATCGTGGCGAGCGACACCCCCGACGCATTGAAGCGGCAGGTGGCGGGCGACCTCGTGCAGCTCGTCGTGGCCGACCCCGCGCACGGTGCCGCGGCGGCCGAGCTGCTCGGGCGCATTGCCGACGCCGAGCTGGTGGCCGACGGGGCCGCCGTCAGTGCCCGCGTTCGGGGCGCCGGACACGAGGTCGCCGGGCTCATCCGCGCCCTCGATGCCGCCGGCATCGCCCTGGAGTCGATCGAGGTGCGCCGGCCCACCCTCGACGACGTCTTCCTCGACCTCACCGGCCGCTCCCTCCGAGAGGATGCGTAG
- a CDS encoding PadR family transcriptional regulator, giving the protein MATLTTRALLLGVASIFEPANGYQLRRELLSWGVEEWANIRPGSIYSMLATFTRQGLLERHDLHEGERDVAVYTVTDAGKAELQTLLREATVTVNAMDPSAFRVVLSLAPLIPRASMLEALRERERRWAASSETLLDRIAYVARGLAPPHVSHSLELELRLVETERAWLADYIGTVESGGLAFDGEEFGWAPPENDAGWQMVRESQSYREQLEG; this is encoded by the coding sequence ATGGCCACGCTCACCACCCGCGCCCTGCTGCTTGGCGTCGCGAGCATCTTCGAGCCGGCCAACGGGTACCAGCTGAGGCGCGAACTGCTGTCGTGGGGCGTCGAGGAGTGGGCCAACATCCGGCCCGGCTCGATCTACTCCATGCTCGCGACCTTCACCAGACAGGGGCTGCTCGAGCGCCACGATCTGCACGAAGGCGAGCGCGACGTCGCGGTCTACACGGTGACGGATGCGGGCAAGGCCGAACTGCAGACCCTGCTGCGCGAGGCCACGGTGACGGTGAACGCCATGGACCCGTCGGCGTTCCGGGTGGTGCTGAGCCTCGCGCCCCTCATCCCCCGCGCCTCGATGCTCGAGGCGCTCCGGGAGCGGGAGCGACGGTGGGCCGCGTCGAGCGAAACGCTGCTCGACCGGATCGCCTACGTCGCGCGCGGTCTCGCGCCGCCGCACGTGTCGCACAGTCTCGAGCTCGAACTGCGGCTGGTGGAGACCGAGCGCGCCTGGCTCGCCGACTACATCGGCACCGTCGAGAGTGGAGGACTCGCCTTCGACGGCGAGGAGTTCGGCTGGGCCCCGCCCGAGAACGACGCCGGGTGGCAGATGGTGCGGGAGTCGCAGAGCTACCGGGAGCAGCTGGAGGGCTGA
- a CDS encoding UDP-N-acetylmuramate dehydrogenase gives MTAVEFDAALAPFTTLRVGGPAERLVTARSEQELLDLARETWSDGGDWFVLGGGSNVVVADEGFEGTVIRVATEGIAPVMSKVGTVRVRVQAGHSWDAFVAHAVEQGWSGVEALSGIPGSVGAAPIQNIGAYGQEVADSIVSLDFLDAATGEVRRMPVDELELDYRSSVFKRGLRGVVLSVTFELRDAGADARAGAGAGPDAGAGSDALSAPVRYPQLAKALGIELGDSLPVAEVRRAVLWLRASKGMVLDAADADSVSAGSFFTNPIVTESFARTLPSEAPRWQIEPDEPDLVIALEPEGDQGTGAALGDDRGALPAEYHVKLSAAWLIEHAGIAKGFSLPGSTAAISSKHTLALTNRAGEAGTAADVAQLARYVQARVQGEFGVLLQPEPVFVGHTL, from the coding sequence GTGACCGCTGTCGAGTTCGACGCGGCACTCGCGCCGTTCACCACGCTGCGTGTCGGCGGTCCGGCCGAACGGCTCGTCACCGCCCGCAGCGAGCAGGAGCTGCTCGACCTCGCCCGCGAGACCTGGAGCGACGGCGGCGACTGGTTCGTGCTGGGCGGCGGCTCGAACGTCGTCGTCGCCGACGAGGGCTTCGAGGGCACCGTCATCCGTGTCGCCACCGAGGGCATCGCACCCGTCATGTCGAAGGTCGGCACGGTGCGCGTGCGCGTGCAGGCCGGCCACTCCTGGGACGCCTTCGTCGCCCACGCCGTCGAGCAGGGCTGGAGCGGGGTCGAGGCCCTCTCGGGCATCCCGGGGTCGGTGGGCGCCGCGCCCATCCAGAACATCGGGGCCTACGGGCAAGAGGTCGCCGACAGCATCGTCTCGCTCGACTTCCTCGACGCGGCCACCGGCGAGGTGCGGCGCATGCCCGTCGACGAGCTCGAGCTCGACTACCGCTCGTCGGTGTTCAAGCGGGGGCTGCGCGGCGTGGTGCTCTCGGTGACCTTCGAGCTGCGCGACGCGGGTGCGGACGCGCGAGCGGGTGCGGGCGCGGGCCCGGATGCGGGCGCTGGCTCGGATGCGCTGAGCGCCCCGGTGCGGTACCCCCAGCTCGCGAAGGCCCTGGGCATCGAACTCGGTGACAGCCTTCCCGTGGCCGAGGTGCGCCGTGCGGTGCTGTGGCTCCGCGCCTCGAAGGGCATGGTGCTCGACGCCGCCGACGCCGATTCGGTGAGTGCGGGATCCTTCTTCACCAACCCGATCGTCACCGAGTCGTTCGCCCGCACGCTGCCCTCCGAGGCGCCGCGTTGGCAGATCGAACCCGACGAGCCCGACCTCGTCATCGCCCTCGAGCCCGAGGGCGACCAGGGCACCGGGGCCGCGCTCGGCGACGACCGGGGCGCGCTGCCCGCGGAGTACCACGTGAAGCTCAGTGCCGCCTGGCTCATCGAGCACGCCGGCATCGCCAAGGGCTTCTCGCTGCCCGGCTCGACCGCGGCGATCTCGTCGAAGCACACGCTCGCGCTCACCAACCGCGCGGGCGAGGCGGGCACTGCCGCCGACGTGGCGCAGCTCGCCCGCTACGTGCAGGCCAGGGTGCAGGGCGAGTTCGGTGTGCTGCTGCAGCCCGAACCCGTCTTCGTGGGCCACACGCTCTGA
- a CDS encoding MaoC family dehydratase, whose translation MSIEDRIATAEAVADAAGGDATVQVFTVGEVVAEARYPLSRESLVRYAGASGDFNAIHYRDDVAAEVGLPGVLAHGMLTMGLAVQPVVEWLGDPARVLDYQVKFTRPVVVDPASGAEIAVSAKIGHLDEEAGTARIDLVVTVDDTAVLGKAQVRVRLP comes from the coding sequence ATGAGCATCGAAGACCGCATCGCCACCGCAGAGGCCGTCGCCGACGCGGCGGGCGGCGACGCCACCGTGCAGGTGTTCACCGTGGGCGAGGTCGTCGCCGAGGCGCGCTACCCGCTCAGCCGGGAGTCGCTGGTGCGCTACGCCGGTGCCTCGGGCGACTTCAACGCCATCCACTACCGCGACGACGTGGCGGCCGAGGTCGGCCTCCCCGGCGTGCTCGCGCACGGGATGCTCACCATGGGCCTCGCGGTGCAGCCGGTGGTGGAGTGGTTGGGCGACCCCGCCCGGGTGCTCGACTACCAGGTGAAGTTCACCCGGCCCGTGGTGGTCGACCCCGCCTCGGGCGCTGAGATCGCCGTCTCGGCGAAGATCGGGCATCTCGACGAGGAGGCGGGCACCGCCCGCATCGACCTCGTGGTCACCGTCGACGACACCGCCGTGCTCGGCAAGGCGCAGGTGCGCGTCAGGCTGCCGTGA
- a CDS encoding MaoC family dehydratase N-terminal domain-containing protein has translation MPVNQDLVGREFDKTTPYLVGREKVREFSRAVFASSPINLSVEAARDAGYADVVAPPTFAIVVQQLTLDQLFASEDAGIELTHVVHGAQQFSYSRPIVAGDELTAQLAVTSIKTLGGNAMLTAETAIHDAAGEHVVTATSTLVVRGDA, from the coding sequence GTGCCAGTGAATCAAGACCTGGTCGGGCGCGAGTTCGACAAGACGACCCCCTACCTGGTGGGCCGGGAGAAGGTGCGCGAGTTCTCCCGCGCGGTCTTCGCCTCGAGCCCCATCAACCTGAGCGTCGAGGCGGCCCGTGACGCGGGCTACGCCGACGTCGTGGCACCGCCCACCTTCGCCATCGTGGTGCAGCAGCTCACCCTCGACCAGCTCTTCGCCTCCGAAGACGCGGGCATCGAGCTCACCCATGTGGTGCACGGCGCGCAGCAGTTCAGCTACTCGCGGCCGATCGTGGCGGGCGACGAGCTCACCGCGCAGCTCGCGGTGACGAGCATCAAGACGCTGGGCGGCAACGCCATGCTCACCGCCGAGACGGCGATCCACGACGCAGCAGGCGAGCACGTGGTCACCGCGACCTCGACGCTCGTGGTGAGGGGAGACGCATGA
- a CDS encoding Ppx/GppA phosphatase family protein — MRLGVLDVGSNTVHLVVVDAHPGARPVPAADHKSVLRLMRYLEPDGGISREGVAAIVEAISAAMAVARREGIEELLPMATSALREARNGAEVLAEIEAATGVALRVLTGEDEGRLTFLAIRRWYGWSSGNILLFDIGGGSLEIAAGSDEYPEVAVSLPLGAGRTTVQFFPADPPTPEQMLELRAHSRQVMRADALPLFEGMPPFQHVVGSSKTIRSLARLAGSSSASAGGEERRTLRRADLKDWIPRLGQLPAEARQSLPGITPDRTFQIVAGAIVLHSVMKLYDVEELEVSPWALREGILLRYLDGLEA, encoded by the coding sequence GTGCGACTCGGAGTGCTCGACGTGGGATCCAACACCGTCCATCTGGTGGTGGTCGACGCCCACCCGGGCGCGCGGCCGGTGCCGGCCGCCGACCACAAGTCGGTGCTGCGGCTCATGCGCTACCTCGAGCCCGACGGCGGCATCAGCCGTGAGGGTGTCGCCGCGATCGTCGAGGCCATCTCGGCGGCGATGGCCGTGGCCAGGCGCGAGGGCATCGAGGAGCTGCTGCCCATGGCCACCTCAGCCCTGCGCGAGGCCCGCAACGGTGCCGAGGTGCTGGCCGAGATCGAGGCTGCCACCGGAGTGGCGCTGCGCGTGCTCACGGGTGAGGACGAGGGGCGGCTGACCTTCCTCGCCATCAGGCGGTGGTACGGGTGGTCGTCGGGGAACATCCTGCTGTTCGACATCGGTGGGGGGTCGCTGGAGATCGCGGCCGGCTCCGACGAGTATCCCGAGGTGGCGGTGTCACTGCCGCTCGGAGCTGGCCGCACCACCGTGCAGTTCTTCCCGGCCGACCCGCCGACACCCGAGCAGATGCTCGAGCTGCGGGCGCACTCGCGCCAGGTGATGAGGGCGGATGCGCTGCCGCTGTTCGAAGGGATGCCCCCGTTCCAGCACGTGGTCGGGTCGTCGAAGACGATCAGGTCGCTGGCGCGCCTTGCCGGTTCGAGCTCGGCGTCGGCCGGCGGGGAGGAGCGGCGCACGCTGCGTCGGGCAGACCTGAAGGACTGGATACCCCGGCTCGGGCAGTTGCCCGCCGAGGCGCGGCAGTCGCTGCCGGGGATCACGCCCGACCGCACCTTTCAGATCGTGGCGGGGGCGATCGTGCTGCACTCGGTGATGAAGCTGTACGACGTGGAGGAGCTCGAGGTGTCGCCGTGGGCGTTGCGCGAGGGGATCCTGCTGCGGTATCTCGACGGGCTCGAGGCGTGA
- a CDS encoding nucleoside deaminase: MSGGGAGAGLARDRGFLAHAIAEARAGLAEGGIPIGAALVVDGEVVAVGRNRRVQKGSPTLHGETDCLENAGRLPASVYARATMVTTLSPCDMCTGAILLYGIPRVIVGENRTFSGGEDYLRSRGVTVDVLDDEECVALMTGFIAASPELWNEDIGEE, from the coding sequence GTGAGCGGGGGCGGCGCTGGCGCGGGCCTCGCTCGCGATCGCGGGTTCCTCGCCCACGCGATCGCCGAGGCGCGGGCCGGGCTCGCGGAGGGCGGCATCCCGATCGGTGCGGCGCTCGTGGTCGACGGCGAGGTGGTGGCGGTGGGCCGCAACCGCCGCGTGCAGAAGGGCTCGCCCACTCTCCATGGTGAGACCGACTGTCTGGAGAATGCGGGACGGTTGCCCGCATCCGTCTACGCCAGGGCCACCATGGTGACGACGCTGTCGCCGTGCGACATGTGCACGGGGGCGATCCTGCTGTACGGCATCCCGCGCGTGATCGTGGGCGAGAACCGCACCTTCTCCGGCGGCGAGGACTACCTGCGCTCCCGCGGCGTGACCGTCGACGTGCTCGACGACGAGGAGTGCGTGGCCCTCATGACGGGGTTCATCGCCGCCTCGCCCGAGCTGTGGAACGAGGACATCGGCGAGGAGTAG
- a CDS encoding RNA methyltransferase, giving the protein MPRIDLHDIADARLADFARATDVALKNVRRREPGREHGLYLAESLLVFERALAAGHRPRSVLALESAAAEALDALAAAGHPDTPVFVGSDDLLAELTGYRLHRALVASMSRPALRPVDELLSAPAANPAGDPTTDSAAGGARRIVVVENVVDPTNLGAIFRSAGAIGADAVLVTPQCSDPYYRRAIRVSMGTVLQVPWTRTGPWHELAPQLHARGFHIAALALTPDAVSLRDFERRLPERVALVLGAEGDGLTAEALAAADTVVSIPMLHGIDSLNVAAASAVAMWAVSGDR; this is encoded by the coding sequence GTGCCCCGCATCGATCTCCACGACATCGCCGATGCGCGCCTCGCCGACTTCGCCCGCGCCACCGATGTCGCGCTGAAGAACGTGCGCCGTCGTGAACCGGGCCGCGAGCACGGGCTCTATCTCGCGGAGTCGCTGCTGGTGTTCGAGCGGGCGCTCGCCGCCGGACACCGCCCCCGCTCGGTGCTGGCGCTCGAGAGCGCGGCCGCCGAGGCCCTCGACGCGCTCGCCGCAGCCGGACACCCCGACACCCCGGTCTTCGTCGGCTCCGACGACCTCCTCGCCGAACTCACCGGCTACCGCCTGCACCGCGCCCTGGTCGCCTCGATGTCGCGCCCCGCACTCCGCCCCGTCGACGAGCTGCTCTCCGCCCCGGCGGCGAACCCCGCTGGCGACCCGACCACCGACAGCGCGGCCGGCGGCGCGCGGCGGATCGTCGTGGTGGAGAACGTGGTCGACCCCACGAACCTCGGCGCGATCTTCCGCTCGGCCGGGGCGATCGGCGCCGACGCGGTGCTGGTGACGCCGCAGTGCAGCGATCCGTACTACCGGCGCGCCATCCGGGTGAGCATGGGCACGGTGCTCCAAGTGCCCTGGACCCGCACCGGCCCGTGGCACGAGCTCGCCCCGCAGCTGCACGCGCGCGGCTTCCACATCGCGGCGCTCGCCCTCACTCCGGATGCGGTGAGCCTCCGCGACTTCGAACGCCGCCTCCCCGAGCGGGTCGCCCTGGTGCTCGGCGCCGAGGGCGACGGCCTCACCGCGGAGGCGCTGGCCGCTGCCGACACAGTGGTGAGCATCCCGATGCTGCACGGCATCGACTCGCTCAACGTCGCCGCCGCGAGCGCCGTCGCGATGTGGGCCGTCTCGGGCGACCGTTAG
- a CDS encoding IclR family transcriptional regulator, whose product MAEAVQGAQLVSRVSRVLKVVSEFPDGVTASAVAHATGFTRPTTHRLLSSLAAEGFVDHDTAHGRWFLGPELYLLGSLAADRYDITDAARESVRILARETGESAFFSARRGNETVCLLREEGSFPVRSFVLYEGVRFPLGVASAGLAILTFLGDDEIDGYLEASAPALEERWGPQHAPDALRSRIAATRETGYAVNPALILEGSWGMGAAVFDAAGRPAWALSLTGIESRFRPDRRPELGRLLLDQAHTITRRLSAPR is encoded by the coding sequence ATGGCTGAGGCGGTTCAGGGCGCGCAACTGGTATCGCGGGTGAGTCGTGTTCTGAAGGTCGTGTCGGAGTTCCCTGACGGTGTCACGGCCTCCGCCGTCGCGCACGCCACGGGCTTCACCCGCCCCACCACGCACCGCCTGCTGTCGTCGCTCGCCGCCGAGGGCTTCGTCGACCACGACACGGCGCACGGCCGCTGGTTCCTCGGGCCGGAGCTGTACCTGCTCGGGTCGCTCGCGGCCGACCGCTACGACATCACGGATGCGGCGCGCGAGAGCGTGCGCATCCTGGCCAGGGAGACCGGCGAGAGCGCTTTCTTCTCGGCGCGGCGCGGCAACGAGACCGTGTGCCTGCTGCGCGAGGAGGGGAGCTTTCCGGTGCGGTCGTTCGTGCTGTACGAGGGGGTGCGGTTTCCGCTGGGGGTGGCGTCGGCGGGGCTCGCCATCCTGACGTTCCTTGGCGACGACGAGATCGACGGGTACCTCGAGGCATCGGCGCCCGCGCTCGAGGAGAGGTGGGGGCCGCAGCACGCGCCCGACGCGCTACGGTCGCGCATCGCGGCGACCCGGGAGACGGGGTACGCGGTGAACCCGGCGCTCATCCTCGAGGGGAGCTGGGGCATGGGCGCTGCGGTCTTCGACGCCGCCGGCCGTCCGGCGTGGGCGCTGTCGCTCACCGGCATCGAGTCGCGCTTCCGCCCCGACCGCCGCCCCGAGCTCGGGCGCCTCCTCCTCGACCAGGCCCACACCATCACCCGCCGCCTCAGCGCCCCGCGCTGA